The proteins below come from a single Lineus longissimus chromosome 5, tnLinLong1.2, whole genome shotgun sequence genomic window:
- the LOC135488834 gene encoding DENN domain-containing protein 5B-like isoform X7, which yields MNSPSSAATRFADYFVICGLDVESGLEPDQLAGDNLHCVPLERPFKAKSLAHYPENVPWNPFDKAAVGMLCYPRGVSFRIEVQERPSRFHSFLITKEDGSRTYAGCYTFYEEVVNSEICAAMQTLHAMHLAELSNDQSRTLYSHLGPVHERSPKSKQKHGVNMANFYDISKDTLYVTKCICILSQMPFVTSIKEFLSTLHSAVIGREKPPLPLESYVYNILYEVPLPPPGRSMKFSVLNKSIYCQRPGISELPFFEYSLQELFSLIGIENVLQVFTSFLLEHQILLYSCDYHQLMLVAEGISCLIFPFQWQHVYVPILPAALTHFLDAPVPFVMGLHHCGEDRSQLQLPSEANMCFVDIDNKVVDTPEDLPTFPNINELREEVTDVFVKYLVPDTNTSLDSENNAVAAELPLDYNTKYYRDSLKRHNKNGNKNEPGNAASSREGRKSSIPQNRYEILQQSEAMQKVAAIAKKTGVISSLDDVHDDLSGDDVGNANEPKKANANEQNNQNNNNMEKTCLAGMVFNNAMREIFLNHLVYMFISYESFVIQPSQDMESWLTNRESMQNFDKAAFLSDQPDTYLPFLCPFLETQMFTTFIDNKIMSQWEDPEPSLRLFEARMKAIKESNGELRTHQYSRCINIRDSEALLEKRAAVIDHIAIEPHALDTKSSPTTHKRGFFPKLDSNSLNREPVTNRSARRGSASWRRKDRLFQHTQHLGLNSDQREYALAEKHARLWLKYIQEARSKSVRQPKLSDMAPAAMSQTNWKFVETLLKECKAKTKRMVVEKMGQEAVELGHDEGTVTGVEENTLIAGLCDLLERIWSHGLQTKQGKSALWSHLLNYQTVEECKDTSKPIDPNFLTPEREWTDLTWYISAMALEAEIPDQEKKLHRRKHSRSPEPPTLKPLPTGLVFDMKNVQKMSEIKTDVGYARAWVRLALEKKVLSTHLKELLSDGDLLKSLYKRYAFLRCEDEREQFLYHLLALNAVDYYAFTNSFVKTVIPYRLIICPGKRFSAASTTTANVWMYLSGQLGETGIIHLPRHSLEHGFEHKNLGVLTTLRVGHDNTGMSPKWIIDYLLMRNEVTNHTYRFPCGRWLGKGIDDGSSERLLVAEQVPPMANYDTEPEWTGSLPRSMMRTRSPSASRRGSEVMLTIPQIQELLGDSVNSIVKHFYKPEKERGSLTILLCGENGIVPGLERMFQYGFKSARLFRNKFFIWDYLEKIQTFFETLLYEDVERELDERRRRAYMSYKHVMSRINASTQSIGKDGKYQVFICIAIRDQMLTKWLPAMAETPVTQSMYEEQSFLRDPQLLTFVIHILDSLKEFNITLEASLTKGVNI from the exons ATGAATTCCCCGAGCTCTGCAGCTACCAGATTCGCAGATTACTTTGTAATCTGTGGGTTGGATGTGGAATCGGGCCTCGAACCGGATCAGCTTGCTG GTGATAATTTGCATTGCGTACCTCTAGAAAGGCCCTTCAAAGCCAAAAGCCTTGCCCACTACCCTGAAAATGTGCCGTGGAATCCATTTGACAAGGCAGCGGTGGGGATG CTGTGCTATCCCCGTGGTGTGTCCTTCAGAATTGAGGTCCAAGAGAGGCCATCGCGATTCCATTCTTTCCTCATCACAAAAGAGGATGGCTCACGGACATATGCGGGATGCTATACATTCTATGAAGAAGTTGTCAACTCGGAAATATGTGCTGCGATGCAGACTCTACATGCCATGCACTTGGCTGAACTCAGCAACGATCAATCTAGAACATTATACTCCCACCTCGGACCGGTTCATGAACGGAGCCCAAAATCAAAGCAAAAGCATGGCGTGAACATGGCAAATTTTTATGACATTAGCAAGGACACACTCTATGTCACGAAATGTATATGCATACTGTCTCAAATGCCGTTTGTCACATCAATAAAGGAATTTCTCTCGACTTTACACAGTGCTGTGATTGGCAGAGAGAAGCCACCCTTGCCTCTTGAGAGTTATGTTTATAACATACTGTACGAAGTGCCACTGCCACCACCGGGGAGGAGTATGAAGTTCTCTGTGCTGAATAAGTCAATCTACTGCCAAAGACCAG GTATAAGTGAGCTGCCGTTCTTCGAATACTCCTTACAAGAGCTATTTTCATTGATTGGCATAGAGAATGTGCTGCAAGTTTTCACAAGTTTCTTACTGGAGCACCAGATTCTACTCTATTCATGTG ACTACCATCAACTGATGCTTGTAGCAGAAGGGATCAGTTGCCTCATCTTCCCCTTTCAATGGCAGCACGTCTACGTACCAATTCTCCCTGCCGCATTGACGCATTTCCTTGACGCCCCTGTACCATTCGTCATGGGTCTTCACCACTGTGGTGAAGATAGATCTCAATTACAGCTGCCAAGTGAG GCCAACATGTGCTTTGTTGATATCGATAACAAGGTGGTGGACACGCCAGAGGATCTGCCCACATTTCCAAACATTAACGAATTACGAGAAGAGGTGACGGATGTGTTTGTGAAATATCTTGTGCCTGATACTAATACCTCATTGGACAGTGAGAACAATGCCGTGGCAGCAGAGTTACCGTTAGACTATAATACAAAGTATTACCGTGATAGTCTGAAGCGTCATAATAAAAACGGTAATAAAAATGAGCCAGGGAATGCAGCATCAAGTCGCGAGGGGCGTAAGTCGAGCATTCCGCAGAATCGGTACGAGATACTTCAACAAAGCGAGGCAATGCAAAAGGTTGCTGCCATCGCGAAAAAGACTGGTGTGATATCATCTTTAGACGATGTTCATGACGATCTCTCAGGTGATGATGTTGGTAATGCCAACGAACCAAAAAAGGCCAACGCCAACGAACAAAATAATCAAAATAATAATAACATGGAAAAGACATGTTTAGCAGGGATGGTTTTCAATAACGCAATGCGGGAGATTTTTCTAAATCATCTCGTGTACATGTTTATATCGTATGAATCATTTGTGATACAGCCTTCACAGGACATGGAGTCTTGGTTAACGAATCGAGAATCCATGCAAAACTTTGACAAAGCAGCATTTTTGAGTGATCAACCAGACACGTATCTACCGTTTCTGTGCCCGTTTCTGGAAACACAGATGTTCACGACGTTCATTGACAATAAGATTATGTCGCAGTGGGAGGACCCTGAGCCAAGCTTACGGTTGTTCGAGGCACGCATGAAAGCAATCAAGGAATCGAATGGAGAACTCAGGACGCACCAGTATTCTCGGTGTATAAACATCAGGGATTCAG AAGCCCTCCTGGAGAAACGAGCAGCAGTCATCGATCACATTGCAATAGAACCCCACGCACTTGACACTAAGTCAAGCCCTACAACCCACAAGAGAGGATTCTTCCCCAAGCTTGATTCAAATTCATTGAATAGGGAACCAGTAACAAACAG ATCTGCACGACGAGGGAGCGCGAGTTGGAGACGGAAGGACAGACTGTTTCAACATACACAACATCTTGGCCTCAATTCAGATCAGAGAGAG TATGCTTTAGCTGAGAAACATGCGAGGCTCTGGCTT aaATACATCCAGGAGGCCCGGAGCAAGAGTGTTCGGCAACCGAAGCTGTCAGACATGGCCCCCGCTGCTATGTCACAGACAAACTGGAAATTTGTTGAGACGCTCCTGAAAGAATGCAAGGCAAAG ACAAAACGTATGGTTGTGGAGAAGATGGGACAAGAAGCTGTGGAACTTGGACATGATGAGGGAACCGTGACGGGCGTCGAGGAGAACACACTCATTGCAGGTCTGTGCGATCTGTTGGAGAGGATATGGAGTCATGGACTTCAAACAAAGCAG GGAAAATCTGCCCTCTGGTCTCATCTCCTGAACTATCAAACGGTAGAGGAATGTAAAGACactagtaaacctattgacccTAACTTCCTAACACCAG AAAGAGAGTGGACTGACTTGACATGGT ATATTTCTGCCATGGCACTCGAAGCAGAGATCCCAGATCAGGAGAAGAAGCTCCACAGGAGGAAGCACAGTCGGAGTCCTGAACCTCCGACACTAAAACCTCTGCCAACTGGATTGGTCTTTGATATGAA GAATGTGCAGAAGATGTCTGAAATCAAGACTGATGTTGGCTACGCCCGTGCCTGGGTTAGATTAGCATTAGAGAAGAAAGTGTTGTCAACCCACCTGAAGGAGCTGCTCTCTGACGGTGATTTGCTCAA GAGTCTCTACAAACGTTATGCATTCCTGCGTTGTGAAGACGAGAGAGAACAATTCCTGTACCACTTGCTTGCCCTGAATGCGGTTGACTACTATGCATTTACGAATTCATTTGTCAAGACAG TGATTCCATATCGCCTCATCATCTGCCCTGGTAAACGGTTCAGTGCTGCCTCGACGACCACTGCCAACGTATGGATGTATCTGTCTGGACAGCTGGGAGAGACGGGCATCATTCACTTACCACGCCATTCCCTCGAACATGGCTTTGAG CACAAAAACCTTGGTGTCCTAACAACGTTGCGGGTGGGGCACGACAACACTGGTATGTCACCAAAATGGATCATAGACTATTTGCTCATGAGGAACGAGGTGACAAATCATACGTATCGATTCCCCTGCGGGCGGTGGCTGGGCAAAGGCATCGATGATGGCAGTTCAGAGAGACTTCTTGTGGCGGAGCAGGTACCGCCCATGGCCAACTATGACACAGAACCAG AGTGGACGGGAAGTCTCCCAAGAAGTATGATGCGTACACGATCACCAAGTGCATCCCGGCGTGGCAGTGAGGTGATGTTGACCATTCCGCAGATACAGGAACTCCTGGGAGACAGTGTCAACAGTATAGTCAAACACTTCTACAAGCCGGAGAAGGAG AGAGGGAGTCTTACGATACTCCTATGTGGGGAGAACGGCATTGTCCCTGGTTTGGAGAGGATGTTCCAGTATGGCTTCAAATCAGCAAGACTCTTTCGTAACAAATTCTTCATCTGGGACTACTTGG AGAAAATTCAGACCTTCTTTGAGACATTGTTGTACGAGGATGTTGAGAGAGAACTTGATGAGCGCCGGCGTCGAGCATACATGTCATATAAACATGTCATGTCACGTATCAACGCCTCGACACA
- the LOC135488834 gene encoding DENN domain-containing protein 5B-like isoform X8 produces MNSPSSAATRFADYFVICGLDVESGLEPDQLAGDNLHCVPLERPFKAKSLAHYPENVPWNPFDKAAVGMLCYPRGVSFRIEVQERPSRFHSFLITKEDGSRTYAGCYTFYEEVVNSEICAAMQTLHAMHLAELSNDQSRTLYSHLGPVHERSPKSKQKHGVNMANFYDISKDTLYVTKCICILSQMPFVTSIKEFLSTLHSAVIGREKPPLPLESYVYNILYEVPLPPPGRSMKFSVLNKSIYCQRPGISELPFFEYSLQELFSLIGIENVLQVFTSFLLEHQILLYSCDYHQLMLVAEGISCLIFPFQWQHVYVPILPAALTHFLDAPVPFVMGLHHCGEDRSQLQLPSEANMCFVDIDNKVVDTPEDLPTFPNINELREEVTDVFVKYLVPDTNTSLDSENNAVAAELPLDYNTKYYRDSLKRHNKNGNKNEPGNAASSREGRKSSIPQNRYEILQQSEAMQKVAAIAKKTGVISSLDDVHDDLSGDDVGNANEPKKANANEQNNQNNNNMEKTCLAGMVFNNAMREIFLNHLVYMFISYESFVIQPSQDMESWLTNRESMQNFDKAAFLSDQPDTYLPFLCPFLETQMFTTFIDNKIMSQWEDPEPSLRLFEARMKAIKESNGELRTHQYSRCINIRDSEALLEKRAAVIDHIAIEPHALDTKSSPTTHKRGFFPKLDSNSLNREPVTNRSARRGSASWRRKDRLFQHTQHLGLNSDQREYALAEKHARLWLKYIQEARSKSVRQPKLSDMAPAAMSQTNWKFVETLLKECKAKTKRMVVEKMGQEAVELGHDEGTVTGVEENTLIAGLCDLLERIWSHGLQTKQGKSALWSHLLNYQTVEECKDTSKPIDPNFLTPDISAMALEAEIPDQEKKLHRRKHSRSPEPPTLKPLPTGLVFDMKNVQKMSEIKTDVGYARAWVRLALEKKVLSTHLKELLSDGDLLKSLYKRYAFLRCEDEREQFLYHLLALNAVDYYAFTNSFVKTVIPYRLIICPGKRFSAASTTTANVWMYLSGQLGETGIIHLPRHSLEHGFEHKNLGVLTTLRVGHDNTGMSPKWIIDYLLMRNEVTNHTYRFPCGRWLGKGIDDGSSERLLVAEQVPPMANYDTEPEWTGSLPRSMMRTRSPSASRRGSEVMLTIPQIQELLGDSVNSIVKHFYKPEKERGSLTILLCGENGIVPGLERMFQYGFKSARLFRNKFFIWDYLEKIQTFFETLLYEDVERELDERRRRAYMSYKHVMSRINASTQSIGKDGKYQVFICIAIRDQMLTKWLPAMAETPVTQSMYEEQSFLRDPQLLTFVIHILDSLKEFNITLEASLTKGVNI; encoded by the exons ATGAATTCCCCGAGCTCTGCAGCTACCAGATTCGCAGATTACTTTGTAATCTGTGGGTTGGATGTGGAATCGGGCCTCGAACCGGATCAGCTTGCTG GTGATAATTTGCATTGCGTACCTCTAGAAAGGCCCTTCAAAGCCAAAAGCCTTGCCCACTACCCTGAAAATGTGCCGTGGAATCCATTTGACAAGGCAGCGGTGGGGATG CTGTGCTATCCCCGTGGTGTGTCCTTCAGAATTGAGGTCCAAGAGAGGCCATCGCGATTCCATTCTTTCCTCATCACAAAAGAGGATGGCTCACGGACATATGCGGGATGCTATACATTCTATGAAGAAGTTGTCAACTCGGAAATATGTGCTGCGATGCAGACTCTACATGCCATGCACTTGGCTGAACTCAGCAACGATCAATCTAGAACATTATACTCCCACCTCGGACCGGTTCATGAACGGAGCCCAAAATCAAAGCAAAAGCATGGCGTGAACATGGCAAATTTTTATGACATTAGCAAGGACACACTCTATGTCACGAAATGTATATGCATACTGTCTCAAATGCCGTTTGTCACATCAATAAAGGAATTTCTCTCGACTTTACACAGTGCTGTGATTGGCAGAGAGAAGCCACCCTTGCCTCTTGAGAGTTATGTTTATAACATACTGTACGAAGTGCCACTGCCACCACCGGGGAGGAGTATGAAGTTCTCTGTGCTGAATAAGTCAATCTACTGCCAAAGACCAG GTATAAGTGAGCTGCCGTTCTTCGAATACTCCTTACAAGAGCTATTTTCATTGATTGGCATAGAGAATGTGCTGCAAGTTTTCACAAGTTTCTTACTGGAGCACCAGATTCTACTCTATTCATGTG ACTACCATCAACTGATGCTTGTAGCAGAAGGGATCAGTTGCCTCATCTTCCCCTTTCAATGGCAGCACGTCTACGTACCAATTCTCCCTGCCGCATTGACGCATTTCCTTGACGCCCCTGTACCATTCGTCATGGGTCTTCACCACTGTGGTGAAGATAGATCTCAATTACAGCTGCCAAGTGAG GCCAACATGTGCTTTGTTGATATCGATAACAAGGTGGTGGACACGCCAGAGGATCTGCCCACATTTCCAAACATTAACGAATTACGAGAAGAGGTGACGGATGTGTTTGTGAAATATCTTGTGCCTGATACTAATACCTCATTGGACAGTGAGAACAATGCCGTGGCAGCAGAGTTACCGTTAGACTATAATACAAAGTATTACCGTGATAGTCTGAAGCGTCATAATAAAAACGGTAATAAAAATGAGCCAGGGAATGCAGCATCAAGTCGCGAGGGGCGTAAGTCGAGCATTCCGCAGAATCGGTACGAGATACTTCAACAAAGCGAGGCAATGCAAAAGGTTGCTGCCATCGCGAAAAAGACTGGTGTGATATCATCTTTAGACGATGTTCATGACGATCTCTCAGGTGATGATGTTGGTAATGCCAACGAACCAAAAAAGGCCAACGCCAACGAACAAAATAATCAAAATAATAATAACATGGAAAAGACATGTTTAGCAGGGATGGTTTTCAATAACGCAATGCGGGAGATTTTTCTAAATCATCTCGTGTACATGTTTATATCGTATGAATCATTTGTGATACAGCCTTCACAGGACATGGAGTCTTGGTTAACGAATCGAGAATCCATGCAAAACTTTGACAAAGCAGCATTTTTGAGTGATCAACCAGACACGTATCTACCGTTTCTGTGCCCGTTTCTGGAAACACAGATGTTCACGACGTTCATTGACAATAAGATTATGTCGCAGTGGGAGGACCCTGAGCCAAGCTTACGGTTGTTCGAGGCACGCATGAAAGCAATCAAGGAATCGAATGGAGAACTCAGGACGCACCAGTATTCTCGGTGTATAAACATCAGGGATTCAG AAGCCCTCCTGGAGAAACGAGCAGCAGTCATCGATCACATTGCAATAGAACCCCACGCACTTGACACTAAGTCAAGCCCTACAACCCACAAGAGAGGATTCTTCCCCAAGCTTGATTCAAATTCATTGAATAGGGAACCAGTAACAAACAG ATCTGCACGACGAGGGAGCGCGAGTTGGAGACGGAAGGACAGACTGTTTCAACATACACAACATCTTGGCCTCAATTCAGATCAGAGAGAG TATGCTTTAGCTGAGAAACATGCGAGGCTCTGGCTT aaATACATCCAGGAGGCCCGGAGCAAGAGTGTTCGGCAACCGAAGCTGTCAGACATGGCCCCCGCTGCTATGTCACAGACAAACTGGAAATTTGTTGAGACGCTCCTGAAAGAATGCAAGGCAAAG ACAAAACGTATGGTTGTGGAGAAGATGGGACAAGAAGCTGTGGAACTTGGACATGATGAGGGAACCGTGACGGGCGTCGAGGAGAACACACTCATTGCAGGTCTGTGCGATCTGTTGGAGAGGATATGGAGTCATGGACTTCAAACAAAGCAG GGAAAATCTGCCCTCTGGTCTCATCTCCTGAACTATCAAACGGTAGAGGAATGTAAAGACactagtaaacctattgacccTAACTTCCTAACACCAG ATATTTCTGCCATGGCACTCGAAGCAGAGATCCCAGATCAGGAGAAGAAGCTCCACAGGAGGAAGCACAGTCGGAGTCCTGAACCTCCGACACTAAAACCTCTGCCAACTGGATTGGTCTTTGATATGAA GAATGTGCAGAAGATGTCTGAAATCAAGACTGATGTTGGCTACGCCCGTGCCTGGGTTAGATTAGCATTAGAGAAGAAAGTGTTGTCAACCCACCTGAAGGAGCTGCTCTCTGACGGTGATTTGCTCAA GAGTCTCTACAAACGTTATGCATTCCTGCGTTGTGAAGACGAGAGAGAACAATTCCTGTACCACTTGCTTGCCCTGAATGCGGTTGACTACTATGCATTTACGAATTCATTTGTCAAGACAG TGATTCCATATCGCCTCATCATCTGCCCTGGTAAACGGTTCAGTGCTGCCTCGACGACCACTGCCAACGTATGGATGTATCTGTCTGGACAGCTGGGAGAGACGGGCATCATTCACTTACCACGCCATTCCCTCGAACATGGCTTTGAG CACAAAAACCTTGGTGTCCTAACAACGTTGCGGGTGGGGCACGACAACACTGGTATGTCACCAAAATGGATCATAGACTATTTGCTCATGAGGAACGAGGTGACAAATCATACGTATCGATTCCCCTGCGGGCGGTGGCTGGGCAAAGGCATCGATGATGGCAGTTCAGAGAGACTTCTTGTGGCGGAGCAGGTACCGCCCATGGCCAACTATGACACAGAACCAG AGTGGACGGGAAGTCTCCCAAGAAGTATGATGCGTACACGATCACCAAGTGCATCCCGGCGTGGCAGTGAGGTGATGTTGACCATTCCGCAGATACAGGAACTCCTGGGAGACAGTGTCAACAGTATAGTCAAACACTTCTACAAGCCGGAGAAGGAG AGAGGGAGTCTTACGATACTCCTATGTGGGGAGAACGGCATTGTCCCTGGTTTGGAGAGGATGTTCCAGTATGGCTTCAAATCAGCAAGACTCTTTCGTAACAAATTCTTCATCTGGGACTACTTGG AGAAAATTCAGACCTTCTTTGAGACATTGTTGTACGAGGATGTTGAGAGAGAACTTGATGAGCGCCGGCGTCGAGCATACATGTCATATAAACATGTCATGTCACGTATCAACGCCTCGACACA